In Comamonadaceae bacterium OS-1, a single window of DNA contains:
- the ompA_4 gene encoding outer membrane protein A, with the protein MTVNADEQTSEDLHGGNGRADHGAQQAGPSLVPGEGAAPVHFSPGPNHASRLAAVELAVAEGRNPFLEAGKVLLRTLAELPELVAGAQTQGLNLLLVQELQTFTRLCEQANLRRDHMLASRFVLCTALDEAVNAKPGAGGGAQQTGAWSTMALLNRFHGESEGGEKVFLLIGRLSNAPDEHMPVLELIHHLLSLGFKGSYTRKTDGDRMLQTIRHRLYTLVAASREPVPRELSPHWQGVGQGKFKLLRSIPVWVSASVLGLLLFAQFSWFKYTLMAQTNDTTQRIEALAKLQPPPVAAKPVVLDLNLTQLLQPEIQQGRVQVEEDAQHARVTFKGDGMFAGGLTHLSPAAQALLVKVGGALAKVPGSVRVVGHTDNLPIATPQFPSNQALSEARAQAVAKVLVAQGVEGARIDAVGSGDTAPVAPNVTAAGRGLNRRVEIQVLPEGVVQGMVTEFASPKAPVRPAATPAAHNNTGLTQVPPVSPKGDTGALRKTYNN; encoded by the coding sequence ATGACTGTGAACGCAGACGAACAAACCAGTGAAGACCTGCACGGCGGCAATGGCCGTGCAGACCATGGAGCGCAGCAGGCCGGCCCGTCTCTGGTGCCGGGGGAGGGCGCGGCGCCGGTCCATTTTTCCCCCGGCCCCAACCACGCGTCGCGCCTGGCGGCGGTGGAGCTGGCGGTGGCCGAGGGGCGCAATCCCTTTTTGGAAGCCGGCAAAGTGCTGCTGCGCACGCTGGCGGAATTGCCTGAGCTGGTAGCCGGGGCACAAACGCAGGGGCTGAACCTGCTGCTGGTCCAAGAACTGCAAACCTTCACCCGTTTGTGCGAGCAGGCCAATCTGCGGCGCGACCATATGTTGGCCTCGAGGTTTGTGCTGTGCACGGCGTTGGACGAAGCGGTCAACGCCAAGCCTGGTGCCGGGGGCGGGGCTCAGCAGACGGGTGCCTGGTCCACCATGGCTTTGCTGAACCGGTTCCACGGTGAGAGTGAGGGCGGGGAGAAGGTGTTTTTGCTGATTGGGCGTTTGTCGAATGCGCCGGATGAGCACATGCCCGTGCTGGAGCTGATCCATCACCTGCTGAGTTTGGGCTTCAAGGGCAGCTACACCCGCAAGACGGATGGCGACCGGATGTTGCAGACGATTCGCCACCGCCTCTACACCCTGGTGGCTGCCAGCCGGGAGCCGGTACCGCGCGAGCTGTCGCCCCACTGGCAAGGCGTAGGGCAGGGCAAGTTCAAGCTGCTGCGCTCCATCCCCGTGTGGGTCTCGGCCAGCGTGTTGGGTTTGCTGCTGTTTGCGCAGTTCAGCTGGTTCAAGTACACGCTGATGGCGCAGACGAACGACACGACCCAGCGGATTGAGGCGCTGGCTAAATTGCAGCCGCCGCCGGTAGCGGCCAAGCCCGTGGTGCTGGACTTGAACCTGACGCAGCTGCTGCAGCCAGAGATCCAACAAGGCCGCGTGCAGGTAGAAGAAGACGCGCAGCATGCCCGCGTCACGTTCAAGGGCGACGGCATGTTCGCAGGCGGGTTAACGCATTTAAGCCCGGCCGCGCAGGCGCTGCTGGTGAAGGTGGGGGGGGCACTGGCCAAGGTGCCTGGCTCGGTGCGTGTGGTGGGGCATACCGACAACCTGCCCATCGCAACGCCGCAATTTCCGAGTAACCAGGCTTTGTCAGAAGCGCGCGCGCAAGCGGTGGCCAAGGTGCTGGTGGCGCAAGGGGTAGAGGGTGCCCGGATAGACGCAGTGGGATCAGGCGACACCGCGCCCGTGGCACCCAACGTCACTGCGGCAGGGCGTGGGCTCAACCGCCGGGTAGAAATCCAGGTGCTGCCTGAAGGCGTGGTGCAAGGCATGGTGACCGAATTCGCGTCGCCCAAAGCCCCGGTGCGGCCAGCTGCCACACCAGCGGCACACAACAACACAGGACTTACGCAAGTTCCACCTGTCAGCCCGAAGGGCGATACAGGGGCGCTGCGTAAGACCTACAACAATTGA
- a CDS encoding cardiolipin synthase has translation MTDLNKLLAQTQCTDTTHIDACKRTGIFTRQWLLEKEKDKELPPIHDANQLQFFVCGEEGFAAIDSDIRKATRSVDLVCWGFDPGMETMRMTPTTDPQVTGYGYWPRGTTYGDLLTEKAQQGVKVRLLLWYDPPALRAAKAVGNFASNKKALAALELVIAVRSYFVQKGAGNAPDLPLVWSPASVHHAKPAAPPMQTRNAKVTTAGQRSQYCRDWWKAALSGAIPNLEVRFRDGDFGAIRAQQKQYLPDSVTLSEEFSMQLVGTHHQKPILIDYDPGPANQGLLHAKPAKNGAAAANICGYVMGLNSVSAYWDTTQHLYNDPRRETAYGVGAFWLKPWHGKPYRDYAIRVEGEALACLNKNFCSAWDKAQGTHLQLPGRSLVAARAAVKPAPKGAHRAQIVRTQPEEKDATILKTYVQAASNAVNYLYVENQYVQLRDWVTYLQTLRRQHSDFACQAKATPASIAPLHLMVVMPQPEKDEMVPSTYDTLAQMGQGGTVRGYHQQVQDMREEKAPGAVAASSMDSPGIMGLPVQADAVANTTDSARAILRTSLHDTSVNIAQELKNLNIKTLVAMLMTYDHGNEARDTRINARDNAAQEAQAKMEAKTSKDHRPADVIPGDYSAHNIAPQRYREIYIHSKLMLIDDAFLTLGSANLNARSMVADSELNIACEDHRFAKDARMRVWGNLAGSDLDGGDGSVGKTDDVFGKWIKRMQKNAKARSDQNPSPPENDSFIHTFDDPRTAPNVRLG, from the coding sequence ATGACCGACCTGAACAAACTTCTGGCCCAGACCCAATGCACAGATACGACGCACATTGATGCATGCAAGCGAACGGGCATTTTCACGCGTCAATGGCTTCTAGAGAAAGAAAAAGACAAAGAACTCCCCCCGATCCATGACGCAAACCAGCTGCAATTTTTTGTTTGCGGCGAAGAAGGCTTCGCAGCCATCGACAGCGACATACGCAAAGCCACCCGCTCGGTGGACTTGGTGTGCTGGGGCTTTGACCCCGGCATGGAGACCATGCGTATGACCCCCACCACCGATCCCCAAGTCACGGGCTATGGTTACTGGCCGCGCGGCACCACCTATGGTGACTTGCTGACAGAAAAGGCCCAACAGGGTGTCAAAGTTCGGTTGCTGCTGTGGTACGACCCCCCGGCCCTGCGTGCAGCCAAGGCCGTTGGGAACTTTGCAAGCAACAAAAAAGCATTGGCAGCCCTGGAGCTGGTGATTGCCGTCAGAAGCTACTTTGTACAAAAAGGAGCGGGTAACGCGCCCGACCTGCCACTGGTCTGGTCGCCGGCCTCGGTACACCACGCCAAGCCTGCCGCACCGCCCATGCAGACCCGCAACGCCAAAGTGACCACCGCAGGCCAACGCAGCCAATACTGCCGTGATTGGTGGAAGGCCGCACTCAGCGGCGCTATCCCTAACCTGGAAGTCCGTTTTCGGGATGGCGACTTTGGGGCCATCCGTGCGCAGCAGAAGCAATACCTGCCCGATAGCGTGACTTTGAGCGAAGAATTCTCGATGCAACTGGTGGGCACGCACCACCAAAAGCCCATCCTGATCGACTATGACCCTGGCCCGGCCAACCAGGGACTGCTCCATGCCAAGCCAGCCAAGAACGGTGCAGCCGCAGCCAACATCTGCGGCTACGTCATGGGCCTTAACAGCGTTAGCGCCTACTGGGACACAACCCAACACTTGTACAACGACCCCCGGCGAGAAACTGCCTATGGCGTAGGTGCCTTCTGGCTCAAGCCCTGGCACGGCAAGCCCTACCGGGACTACGCCATTCGCGTTGAGGGCGAGGCGCTGGCCTGCCTGAACAAAAACTTCTGTTCTGCCTGGGACAAAGCCCAGGGCACCCACCTCCAACTGCCTGGACGTAGTCTGGTGGCGGCGCGCGCTGCCGTGAAGCCAGCGCCCAAGGGCGCACACCGGGCACAGATTGTGCGCACCCAGCCGGAAGAAAAGGATGCCACCATCCTCAAAACCTACGTGCAAGCCGCCAGCAATGCCGTCAATTACCTCTATGTAGAAAACCAATACGTGCAACTGCGCGACTGGGTGACCTACCTGCAAACCCTGCGCCGCCAGCACAGCGACTTTGCCTGCCAAGCCAAGGCCACGCCTGCCAGCATCGCCCCACTGCACCTGATGGTGGTGATGCCCCAGCCAGAAAAAGACGAAATGGTGCCCAGCACCTACGACACCCTGGCGCAAATGGGGCAGGGCGGTACGGTGCGCGGCTACCACCAGCAAGTACAAGACATGCGCGAGGAAAAGGCTCCCGGCGCGGTAGCCGCCAGCAGTATGGACAGCCCGGGCATCATGGGCTTGCCCGTCCAGGCAGATGCAGTAGCCAACACCACCGATAGCGCCCGCGCCATCCTCCGAACGTCGCTGCACGACACCTCCGTCAACATCGCCCAGGAGCTTAAAAACCTCAACATCAAAACCCTGGTGGCCATGCTGATGACCTACGACCACGGCAACGAAGCCCGCGACACCCGCATCAACGCCCGCGACAACGCCGCACAAGAGGCGCAGGCCAAGATGGAGGCCAAAACCAGCAAAGACCACCGCCCCGCTGACGTTATCCCCGGCGACTACAGTGCGCACAACATCGCCCCCCAGCGCTACCGCGAAATCTACATCCACAGCAAGCTCATGCTGATCGACGATGCCTTCCTCACCCTGGGCAGCGCCAACCTGAACGCCCGCTCCATGGTGGCCGACAGCGAACTCAACATCGCCTGCGAGGACCACCGATTCGCCAAGGATGCCCGGATGCGGGTGTGGGGGAATCTGGCGGGGAGTGACCTGGATGGGGGAGATGGATCGGTTGGGAAGACGGACGATGTTTTTGGGAAGTGGATCAAGCGAATGCAAAAAAATGCCAAAGCCAGATCGGACCAAAATCCCTCACCACCAGAGAACGATAGTTTCATCCACACCTTTGATGACCCCCGTACTGCACCGAATGTGCGATTGGGCTAA